A portion of the Candidatus Pristimantibacillus lignocellulolyticus genome contains these proteins:
- the rplM gene encoding 50S ribosomal protein L13 has protein sequence MRTTYMAKANEVERKWLLIDAEGKTLGRLASEAAALIRGKHKPQFTPHLDTGDFVIIINADKIVLTGNKLADKKYYRHSMYSGGLKVTPAGEMLAKKPERMMELAVHGMLPKNRLGNKMKLKLKVYAGAEHPHQAQNPEVYELRG, from the coding sequence ATGCGTACCACTTATATGGCTAAGGCTAATGAAGTTGAACGTAAATGGCTTCTGATTGACGCTGAGGGAAAAACTCTTGGTCGTCTTGCCAGCGAAGCAGCAGCGCTAATTCGCGGTAAACATAAGCCTCAGTTCACGCCACATCTTGACACTGGAGATTTCGTTATCATTATCAATGCTGACAAAATCGTATTAACTGGTAATAAATTGGCTGACAAGAAATACTACCGTCACTCTATGTACTCTGGTGGACTTAAAGTAACACCAGCTGGAGAAATGCTTGCTAAAAAACCTGAACGTATGATGGAATTAGCAGTACACGGTATGTTACCTAAGAATCGTCTTGGTAACAAAATGAAATTAAAACTTAAAGTATACGCAGGTGCGGAACATCCACATC